In a single window of the Candidatus Margulisiibacteriota bacterium genome:
- the rho gene encoding transcription termination factor Rho: protein MNIVHLQHLELDQLYAKAEELGLENYRLFARNDLIFKILEANTAKNGFIFAAGILEILSEGYGFLRINNYLPGEDDIYVSQTQIKRFMLNTGDYVSGQVRPPKEGERYYSLVRVEAINNKDPELARKRTLFTNLIPVYPSKLLRMENKASNITGRIIDMVTPIGKGQRGLIVSPPKAGKTTILKDIANSITMNNPEVIIKVLLVDERPEEVTDMARSIQGEVISSTFDEPPERHVRVAELVLESARRLVECGEDVVVLLDSITRLARAYNLVVPPSGRTLSGGLDPSSLHKPKRFFGGARQIEHGGSLTILATALVDTGSRMDDVIYEEFKGTGNMELHLDRKLANRRIYPAIDVVASGTRKEELLLSEENLKKIYMLRKNIDSDNAVEELIKLLKQTKSNEEFLNSGIFN from the coding sequence TTGAATATTGTTCATTTGCAACACCTGGAGCTTGATCAGCTTTATGCCAAAGCCGAAGAATTGGGTTTGGAGAATTATCGCTTGTTTGCCAGAAATGACCTGATTTTCAAGATTCTGGAAGCGAACACTGCTAAAAACGGATTTATTTTTGCTGCTGGAATACTGGAAATTTTATCGGAAGGTTATGGTTTTTTAAGAATAAATAATTATTTACCCGGTGAAGATGATATCTATGTTTCGCAAACCCAGATTAAACGTTTTATGTTGAACACCGGCGATTATGTCAGCGGACAGGTAAGACCTCCCAAAGAAGGCGAACGTTATTATAGCCTTGTCAGGGTTGAGGCAATAAATAATAAGGATCCTGAACTGGCCAGAAAAAGAACTTTATTTACCAATTTAATTCCTGTATATCCTTCCAAACTTTTAAGAATGGAAAATAAAGCCAGCAATATCACAGGTCGCATAATAGATATGGTTACACCTATAGGCAAAGGACAAAGAGGTCTTATAGTGTCGCCGCCTAAAGCCGGTAAGACAACTATATTAAAAGATATTGCCAACAGCATTACCATGAATAATCCGGAAGTAATCATTAAGGTTCTTTTAGTGGACGAACGTCCTGAAGAAGTTACGGATATGGCCAGAAGTATTCAGGGTGAAGTTATCAGTTCCACTTTTGACGAACCGCCCGAGAGGCACGTCAGGGTCGCGGAACTTGTTCTGGAAAGCGCCAGACGTCTTGTGGAATGTGGAGAAGATGTTGTCGTTCTTTTAGATAGTATTACCCGTTTGGCCAGAGCCTATAACCTGGTAGTGCCGCCCAGCGGACGTACTTTGTCTGGTGGTTTGGACCCAAGCTCGCTGCATAAACCTAAACGTTTTTTCGGGGGCGCCAGGCAGATTGAACACGGCGGCAGCCTGACAATCCTGGCAACAGCCCTGGTAGACACCGGTTCCAGAATGGATGATGTTATTTATGAAGAATTCAAAGGTACAGGTAATATGGAATTGCATCTGGACAGGAAACTGGCCAACAGACGTATTTATCCGGCCATAGATGTGGTAGCTTCTGGTACAAGAAAAGAAGAATTGCTGCTTTCCGAAGAAAATCTGAAAAAAATCTATATGTTGCGTAAAAATATCGATTCCGATAACGCGGTGGAAGAATTGATCAAACTTCTCAAACAGACAAAAAGTAATGAGGAGTTTTTGAACTCAGGGATTTTCAACTAG
- a CDS encoding PAS domain-containing protein: MHNLSILIFAGIVFVFVLYQLSLILASRNLVKFLNEIITGNTLARFSGKGKNIFSRVGEKTNEVLSILSAETELTVNKLQDKNILMYQYIKFFLTIPTIYSFEEIMKLALEYSFRIFRVEIVQIITKQDNGHIATIYQSISKKFPRFFSRPLGADINLERWDKGLTKNYFLPEERELIFTDDISITYNLLQIPITVDNKVTAIIQIINKSNRNDFDEYDQEVGKTISMAVANQLKIISIIEEEKVASERLSSIINNISDGIIITDTNQKIIMENPAARDLFSLNPIKKDILINELLKSPSNPNINMVLFKPERVVLLGKISEIFNHKGDIDKYIISFRNITETKQKEREKSEILFLTATKMYTPLLSIKKTKELFKFSNEPEIEEQLSNNINLVFNLMNKLIFYTEIESGPMRLAKKPCNINYIVEKVIDSMGAVFNKNQFKMNMVLDKQIEKNMLDPDRMEQSINTILSFIVKIAGGNLLFKTVDIKTSLLTEEKNLLVQIIHYNYLFDSMELLELTKKSVQLEKFMQSDQKLEDLNLEFAFVNHIAKSHGGTFSIESNNKGTFYNMNLPVE; encoded by the coding sequence ATGCATAATCTCTCTATATTAATTTTTGCAGGCATAGTTTTTGTTTTTGTTCTCTATCAGCTTTCTCTTATCCTTGCTTCCAGAAACCTGGTCAAATTCCTTAACGAAATAATCACCGGCAACACACTGGCCCGTTTTTCCGGAAAAGGCAAAAACATATTTTCACGCGTGGGCGAAAAAACCAATGAAGTACTGTCTATCCTTTCGGCGGAAACAGAGTTAACCGTTAATAAACTGCAAGATAAAAATATTCTTATGTACCAATATATAAAATTCTTTCTTACTATTCCTACTATTTATTCATTTGAGGAGATAATGAAGCTTGCCCTGGAATATTCATTCAGGATATTTAGAGTAGAAATTGTCCAGATCATCACCAAACAGGACAATGGACATATTGCAACAATTTATCAGTCAATAAGCAAAAAATTCCCGCGTTTCTTCTCCAGACCTTTAGGAGCTGATATAAATCTGGAGCGCTGGGATAAAGGTTTAACTAAAAACTATTTTCTGCCGGAAGAACGTGAATTGATTTTTACTGATGATATCTCCATTACATATAATCTGCTGCAAATCCCTATTACCGTTGATAACAAAGTAACTGCCATCATTCAAATCATTAATAAAAGTAACCGGAACGACTTTGATGAGTACGACCAGGAAGTCGGCAAAACCATTTCCATGGCTGTTGCCAATCAACTGAAAATTATATCGATTATCGAAGAAGAAAAAGTGGCTTCAGAAAGATTGAGTTCCATTATTAATAACATTTCCGACGGAATAATAATTACCGACACCAATCAAAAAATCATTATGGAAAATCCTGCGGCCAGAGATTTATTTTCTTTAAATCCTATAAAAAAAGATATACTTATCAATGAACTGCTAAAATCTCCATCCAATCCCAACATAAATATGGTCTTATTCAAGCCAGAACGTGTTGTGCTCCTTGGCAAAATTTCCGAGATATTCAATCATAAAGGAGATATCGATAAATATATTATATCCTTCAGAAATATTACTGAAACCAAACAAAAGGAGAGAGAAAAATCCGAGATATTGTTCCTTACGGCCACAAAAATGTACACACCGTTGCTAAGTATCAAAAAAACCAAAGAATTGTTTAAATTTTCCAATGAACCTGAGATTGAAGAACAATTGTCCAACAATATAAATCTTGTCTTTAACCTGATGAACAAACTGATATTCTATACTGAAATAGAATCAGGCCCCATGCGGCTTGCCAAAAAGCCCTGTAACATAAACTATATAGTGGAAAAAGTTATAGATTCTATGGGGGCAGTTTTCAACAAGAACCAGTTCAAAATGAATATGGTACTTGATAAACAAATCGAAAAGAATATGCTGGACCCGGACAGAATGGAACAATCCATTAATACCATACTCAGTTTTATTGTCAAAATCGCCGGAGGCAATCTGTTATTCAAAACTGTGGATATAAAAACATCTCTTCTTACAGAGGAAAAAAATCTGCTTGTTCAGATTATACATTACAACTATTTATTTGATAGCATGGAACTATTGGAACTAACCAAAAAAAGCGTTCAATTGGAAAAATTCATGCAAAGCGACCAGAAACTGGAAGACCTTAATCTGGAATTTGCCTTTGTTAACCACATCGCCAAATCGCATGGCGGGACATTTTCTATTGAATCAAATAATAAAGGGACCTTTTATAATATGAACCTGCCTGTGGAATAA
- a CDS encoding acetyl-CoA carboxylase carboxyltransferase subunit alpha produces MMNRNYLDFEKPIFELYNKIEELKKLSGSKKNMDEDIKKIKDKAEQLRDKIFTHLEPYQIVQIARHPDRPLTSDYLENVFTDFIELHGDRLYGDDKALIGGFAKLDNRPVMVIGHQKGKDTKQNIYRNFGMPHPEGYRKALRLMKLAEKFSLPVVALVDVQGAYPGLGSEERGVAEAIAKNLQEMMGLKVPIIVIITGEGGSGGALGVAIGNKVAMLTYSVYSVISPEGCAAILWRDSSMASVAAENLGITAPKLLEIGVIDEIIEEPQTGAHSDPQKVYKKVKVFLKKELKRYSQYPLDKLLEERYQKFRVLGKFTEA; encoded by the coding sequence ATGATGAATAGAAACTATCTGGATTTTGAAAAACCTATTTTTGAACTGTATAACAAAATTGAGGAGCTGAAAAAATTGTCCGGCAGCAAAAAAAATATGGATGAAGATATAAAAAAGATAAAAGATAAGGCTGAACAGCTCAGGGACAAGATTTTTACCCATCTTGAGCCCTATCAGATTGTACAGATTGCACGTCATCCGGACAGGCCTCTCACCTCAGATTATCTGGAAAATGTTTTTACCGATTTTATAGAATTGCATGGTGACAGGCTTTATGGAGATGACAAAGCCCTGATTGGCGGATTTGCCAAACTGGATAACAGGCCGGTTATGGTTATCGGTCATCAAAAAGGTAAAGACACCAAACAAAATATTTATAGAAATTTTGGCATGCCACATCCTGAAGGCTACAGAAAAGCCTTACGTTTGATGAAGCTTGCTGAAAAGTTTTCTTTGCCGGTTGTCGCTTTGGTCGACGTGCAGGGAGCATATCCTGGGCTGGGTAGTGAAGAAAGAGGCGTAGCCGAAGCTATCGCCAAAAATTTGCAGGAAATGATGGGGCTTAAGGTTCCGATAATAGTAATCATAACAGGTGAGGGTGGCAGTGGCGGAGCTCTTGGTGTGGCTATCGGCAACAAAGTAGCCATGCTAACATATTCGGTTTATTCGGTTATCAGCCCGGAAGGGTGTGCGGCAATACTCTGGAGAGACTCATCTATGGCTTCTGTAGCTGCTGAAAACCTTGGCATTACTGCTCCCAAACTTTTGGAAATAGGTGTAATAGACGAAATTATTGAAGAACCGCAAACAGGGGCGCATAGTGATCCGCAAAAAGTGTATAAAAAAGTCAAAGTTTTTTTGAAAAAAGAACTAAAACGATACAGCCAGTATCCGCTTGATAAATTACTGGAAGAACGTTATCAAAAATTCAGAGTGCTGGGGAAATTTACTGAAGCTTAA
- the groES gene encoding co-chaperone GroES yields MLKPLGDKVIVKPSKGEEKTKSGIVLPDSAKDKPNEGEIVAAGPGKKTDDGKVIPLDVKKGDVVVYTSYSGTKIKINDEEYLIISESDILAKK; encoded by the coding sequence ATGTTGAAACCACTAGGTGACAAAGTTATAGTAAAACCTAGCAAAGGAGAAGAAAAAACGAAAAGTGGAATAGTGCTCCCTGATTCTGCTAAAGATAAGCCGAACGAGGGAGAAATAGTAGCAGCAGGTCCCGGTAAAAAGACCGATGACGGTAAGGTAATCCCTTTGGATGTTAAAAAGGGTGATGTTGTTGTATATACAAGTTATTCCGGAACAAAAATTAAAATTAATGATGAAGAGTATTTAATTATTTCGGAAAGCGATATTTTAGCGAAAAAATAA
- the accD gene encoding acetyl-CoA carboxylase, carboxyltransferase subunit beta → MSILDWFAKKNDNVVVEREKLDIPGNLWVKCISCGGVLYSKELEENLKVCNHCGHHFRLTSKERLFITVDADSFEEINPGMEPVNSLGFTDTISYDDRIKQAKKKSGMKEAVITGTAKIEGYAVAVGIMDFSYMGGSMGSVVGEKITRLIETAIEKNLPVIIFSASGGARMQEGILSLMQMAKTSGALYRLKEKGLLYISVMTDPTTGGTTASFAMLGDLHITEPNALIGFAGPRVIEQTIRQKLPKGFQRSEYLLEHGMIDYISPRKELKKLLKSLLEFTQYNKLIVADKNESNEKAQDDE, encoded by the coding sequence ATGTCGATTTTAGACTGGTTTGCCAAAAAGAACGATAATGTTGTCGTAGAGCGCGAAAAGCTTGATATCCCCGGTAATTTATGGGTTAAATGTATCTCTTGCGGTGGCGTGTTATATAGTAAAGAACTGGAAGAAAACCTTAAAGTCTGCAATCACTGCGGGCACCATTTTCGTCTCACCAGCAAAGAACGTTTGTTTATTACGGTGGATGCCGATTCTTTTGAAGAAATTAATCCCGGCATGGAGCCGGTAAACAGTCTTGGTTTTACAGATACAATTTCCTATGATGATCGCATTAAACAGGCCAAAAAGAAGTCCGGTATGAAAGAAGCTGTTATAACCGGCACAGCTAAAATCGAAGGTTATGCTGTTGCCGTTGGCATTATGGATTTCAGTTATATGGGCGGCAGCATGGGTTCGGTTGTCGGTGAAAAAATAACCCGTCTTATAGAAACAGCAATTGAAAAAAACCTTCCGGTTATTATTTTTTCAGCATCCGGAGGCGCCAGAATGCAGGAAGGTATTTTATCCCTGATGCAGATGGCCAAGACCTCAGGAGCTCTTTATCGTCTGAAAGAAAAGGGTTTATTGTATATTTCCGTTATGACCGACCCGACGACCGGTGGTACGACAGCATCTTTTGCCATGCTTGGCGATTTGCATATAACCGAGCCCAATGCCTTGATAGGTTTTGCCGGTCCCAGAGTTATAGAACAAACCATCAGACAAAAATTACCCAAAGGGTTCCAGCGCAGTGAATACTTGCTGGAGCATGGTATGATTGATTACATTTCCCCTAGAAAAGAGCTAAAGAAGTTATTAAAATCTTTATTGGAATTTACGCAGTACAACAAATTAATTGTTGCGGATAAAAATGAGAGCAACGAAAAAGCGCAGGATGATGAATAG
- a CDS encoding response regulator has protein sequence MTKRTVLIVDDDNTLVDVLSLTLTILRDINVEKASSGIEGIQKAEAIIPDLIIMDYKMPGMNGWDAAAQLKNNPKTSHIPIIGYTAWAGKEDIQRGIRLGLNEIITKPVDLDIWEVKLNHYLK, from the coding sequence ATGACTAAAAGAACAGTATTGATAGTTGACGATGATAATACTCTGGTAGACGTTCTATCTTTGACTTTAACTATTCTCAGGGATATTAATGTGGAGAAGGCTTCATCTGGAATAGAAGGTATTCAAAAGGCTGAAGCCATAATTCCGGACCTTATCATAATGGATTACAAAATGCCCGGTATGAACGGATGGGATGCGGCCGCGCAGCTTAAAAACAATCCCAAGACCAGTCATATACCTATTATCGGTTATACTGCCTGGGCGGGGAAAGAGGATATTCAACGTGGTATACGTCTTGGTCTGAACGAAATAATCACCAAACCGGTTGATCTGGATATCTGGGAAGTTAAACTAAACCATTATTTAAAATAA
- a CDS encoding TIGR03936 family radical SAM-associated protein translates to MNVQGSEEFYYIIVHQKTDSMLYLGHLDYINLWERLLRIADLPLAYNLKTQRNMKINFIQPLGLGVEGVHELIHITLEKNVPAHIISEKLQTICPRGIIIKKIVSTKYPAKWYNKHKYAIEYMVQFNNNKSLNKAIPMLEKIPEIIKYGCLNQTQLYLKVKNTADKQINMKELFSQLLKVDIIKMKRVRLLYTVKQPNA, encoded by the coding sequence ATGAACGTACAGGGTTCAGAAGAGTTTTACTACATAATTGTTCATCAAAAAACAGATTCCATGCTTTATCTGGGACATCTCGATTACATAAACCTTTGGGAAAGACTGCTACGTATTGCTGATTTGCCTCTGGCTTATAATCTGAAAACTCAAAGGAATATGAAAATAAATTTTATTCAACCACTCGGGTTAGGTGTGGAAGGAGTGCATGAGCTAATCCATATCACACTTGAAAAAAATGTTCCCGCCCACATAATATCGGAAAAACTACAAACTATTTGCCCCAGAGGTATTATTATCAAAAAAATAGTTTCTACCAAATATCCGGCAAAGTGGTATAACAAACATAAATACGCCATTGAGTATATGGTTCAATTTAATAATAATAAATCTTTGAATAAAGCCATTCCCATGCTGGAAAAAATCCCGGAAATAATAAAATATGGCTGCCTGAACCAAACTCAGTTATATCTGAAAGTGAAAAATACCGCAGACAAACAAATAAATATGAAAGAATTATTCTCACAGCTACTTAAAGTTGATATAATAAAAATGAAGAGGGTAAGACTTTTATATACGGTAAAACAACCCAATGCATAA
- a CDS encoding chemotaxis response regulator protein-glutamate methylesterase, with protein MEKEIRLLIVDDSPVVRKILTKALDNKYGIHVVGSAEDPYQARDMIVNLKPDVISLDVEMPKMDGLTFLHKIMTYFPVPTIIVSSITQEGSSNALKALDLGAIAVVAKPDQNSVGDSVIEELIHNIHLASKIDIHQFKKKNAKKQDVIPSKLSYASTPSIPKIIAIASSTGGVEALRVVLPQFPENSPGILVVQHMPPVFTKSLANTLDQICACQVKEAENGDIVKNGHIFIAPGDFHMLLNKSDNGGYFVSLKQGPPVCYQRPAADVLFQSVARAAGKYAVGVVLTGMGSDGTAGSKAMKECGSVIIAQDEPTSVVYGMPKSVFESGVVDNVLPLQDIPKKVLETCAQIRN; from the coding sequence ATGGAAAAAGAAATTCGATTATTGATTGTGGATGATTCTCCGGTCGTCAGGAAAATCCTCACCAAAGCATTAGACAATAAATACGGTATACATGTTGTCGGTTCAGCTGAAGACCCATACCAGGCCAGAGACATGATTGTAAATTTAAAACCGGATGTAATCAGTCTGGACGTGGAAATGCCAAAAATGGACGGCCTAACATTTTTGCATAAAATTATGACATACTTTCCGGTACCAACGATAATTGTCAGCTCTATTACACAGGAAGGAAGCAGTAACGCTTTAAAAGCCCTTGATCTGGGAGCTATAGCAGTTGTGGCCAAACCTGATCAGAATTCGGTTGGAGACTCCGTAATTGAAGAATTAATTCATAATATTCATCTGGCATCCAAAATAGACATACATCAGTTTAAGAAAAAAAACGCCAAGAAACAGGACGTAATACCGTCGAAGTTAAGCTACGCGTCTACGCCTTCTATTCCCAAAATTATCGCTATCGCTTCCTCAACAGGTGGTGTGGAAGCGCTGCGGGTAGTTCTTCCTCAGTTCCCGGAAAATTCTCCGGGAATTCTGGTAGTTCAGCATATGCCGCCTGTATTTACCAAATCCCTGGCCAATACTCTCGATCAGATATGTGCATGCCAGGTGAAAGAAGCCGAGAACGGTGATATAGTTAAGAATGGTCATATCTTTATTGCTCCTGGAGATTTTCATATGTTATTAAACAAGAGTGACAACGGTGGCTATTTCGTATCTTTGAAGCAGGGGCCCCCTGTTTGTTATCAGCGTCCTGCGGCTGATGTGCTTTTTCAATCGGTAGCCAGGGCTGCCGGTAAATATGCTGTCGGTGTTGTGCTGACCGGAATGGGTTCCGATGGAACAGCCGGTTCCAAAGCCATGAAGGAATGCGGGTCGGTGATTATCGCACAGGACGAACCTACATCCGTTGTCTACGGCATGCCCAAATCGGTTTTTGAGTCCGGAGTGGTTGATAATGTGTTACCACTACAGGACATCCCTAAAAAAGTTTTGGAAACCTGTGCGCAGATAAGAAATTAG
- a CDS encoding ATP-binding protein — protein MKDQHLHIQIACDLKLIKDIRKILKDFCKNISFNDEDLVNVELALNEGISNAIAHGSSNNKKMHIDIDFMVKNKDFIIIIKDYGGKEFNPEYYERITLKKDWGRGGRGIYLIKTIMDDVSYIFSSGHYTVLYMSKKIK, from the coding sequence ATGAAAGATCAACATTTACATATACAAATTGCCTGCGATTTAAAGCTAATAAAGGATATCAGAAAAATACTCAAAGATTTCTGTAAAAATATTTCCTTTAATGACGAAGACCTGGTCAATGTCGAGCTTGCCCTCAATGAGGGGATCAGTAACGCCATCGCGCATGGTTCCTCGAATAATAAAAAAATGCATATAGATATTGATTTCATGGTGAAGAATAAAGACTTTATTATTATTATCAAAGATTATGGAGGTAAAGAATTCAATCCTGAATATTATGAACGAATTACGTTAAAAAAGGATTGGGGTCGTGGCGGACGTGGAATCTATCTGATAAAAACCATAATGGACGATGTATCCTATATTTTTTCATCCGGCCATTATACGGTTTTGTATATGAGTAAAAAAATCAAGTAA
- a CDS encoding thioesterase family protein, producing the protein MHIEKASDKGNPGYAGGFAEASAAANHFTKSITTRVRYQETDKGNRVYHAQYLVWLDMARTEYLRSHGIDYARFEEEGYFLVVKKVEVDYHFPAQFDDLIDIVINRIERQKIRVDFYYDIVHNSSKKLLASAYTQLVCINKKGKPIKIPEKMISILSD; encoded by the coding sequence ATGCACATTGAGAAAGCGAGCGACAAAGGCAACCCAGGCTATGCCGGAGGCTTCGCCGAGGCGAGCGCAGCCGCAAACCATTTTACTAAGAGTATAACTACTCGTGTACGTTATCAGGAAACAGACAAAGGCAATCGTGTTTATCACGCTCAGTATCTTGTCTGGCTGGACATGGCCAGGACAGAATATTTACGCTCCCATGGTATTGATTATGCCAGGTTTGAGGAAGAAGGATATTTCCTGGTTGTGAAAAAAGTTGAGGTTGATTATCACTTTCCGGCACAATTTGATGATCTTATTGATATTGTTATTAATAGAATAGAACGGCAAAAAATCAGGGTTGACTTTTATTATGATATCGTACATAATTCCTCAAAGAAGCTGCTGGCTTCTGCGTATACTCAGTTAGTATGTATAAATAAAAAGGGTAAGCCGATTAAAATTCCAGAAAAAATGATTTCGATTTTGAGTGATTGA
- the groL gene encoding chaperonin GroEL (60 kDa chaperone family; promotes refolding of misfolded polypeptides especially under stressful conditions; forms two stacked rings of heptamers to form a barrel-shaped 14mer; ends can be capped by GroES; misfolded proteins enter the barrel where they are refolded when GroES binds), which yields MGGKLLSYNEDAWKNLNTGAKAVYDAVKVTLGPRGHNVVIEKKWGSPTITKDGVTVAKEIELKEPFENMGAQLVKEIASKTNDVAGDGTTTATVLGYEIFKEGLKMVNRGMNPASLKKGIDKAVEAAIKDIAGRSKKVEKKEAISQVAAISANNDFEIGNLIAEAMDKVGKDGVITVEESKGIETSLDVVEGMQFDKGYVSPYMINDSERMEAILDDPYILLTDKKISSIKDLLPILEKIVNVGRPLLIIAEDLEGEALATLVVNKLRGTLNVVAVKAPGFGDRRKAMLQDIAILTGGTVISEETGSTLENIDIEMLGKAKKAKVSKELTTIVEGAGTQEDIDARIGQIKKELELSDSSYDKEKLQERLAKLSGGVAVVKAGAATETELKEKKHRIEDALSATRAAVEEGIVSGGGVTLIRAIKAIEKMEKDVTNPDEMAGVLIVKKALEAPLNTIASNAGLEGAVVVEKVKELKDNEGFNALTLKYEDLFKTGIVDPVKVVRSSLQNAASIASMLLTTSVLIAEEPEEEKASAGAGMNPGMGGGMGGMM from the coding sequence ATGGGTGGCAAATTATTATCTTATAACGAAGACGCTTGGAAGAATCTCAATACCGGCGCTAAGGCCGTATATGATGCCGTTAAAGTAACTCTGGGCCCCAGAGGACATAACGTTGTCATAGAAAAAAAATGGGGTTCCCCTACAATTACTAAAGACGGTGTAACCGTTGCCAAAGAAATCGAACTGAAAGAACCGTTTGAAAACATGGGCGCGCAATTGGTTAAAGAAATAGCTTCTAAAACCAACGATGTTGCCGGTGACGGTACAACAACAGCTACGGTTCTTGGTTATGAAATATTTAAAGAAGGCCTGAAAATGGTAAACCGTGGAATGAACCCGGCTTCTTTGAAAAAAGGTATTGATAAAGCTGTGGAAGCCGCAATTAAAGATATTGCCGGCAGAAGCAAAAAAGTGGAAAAGAAGGAAGCTATTTCTCAGGTAGCCGCTATATCCGCTAACAATGATTTCGAAATCGGTAATCTCATAGCAGAAGCTATGGATAAAGTTGGTAAGGATGGTGTTATTACTGTTGAAGAATCAAAAGGGATAGAAACATCTCTTGATGTGGTTGAAGGTATGCAGTTTGATAAAGGTTATGTATCTCCTTATATGATTAATGACAGTGAAAGAATGGAAGCGATTCTTGATGATCCTTATATTCTTTTAACTGACAAAAAAATATCTTCAATAAAAGATTTACTGCCAATTTTAGAGAAAATTGTAAACGTAGGCAGACCGTTGTTAATTATAGCCGAAGATCTGGAAGGTGAAGCGCTGGCGACTCTGGTTGTCAATAAACTGAGAGGCACGCTGAATGTAGTCGCTGTAAAAGCACCTGGTTTCGGAGACAGAAGAAAAGCCATGCTGCAGGATATCGCTATACTTACAGGTGGAACGGTAATTTCCGAGGAAACCGGTTCTACACTGGAAAATATCGATATTGAAATGCTGGGCAAAGCTAAAAAAGCTAAAGTAAGCAAGGAGTTGACTACTATAGTTGAAGGCGCAGGGACTCAGGAAGATATTGATGCGCGTATCGGCCAGATTAAAAAAGAACTGGAATTGTCCGATTCTTCTTACGATAAGGAAAAATTACAGGAAAGATTGGCCAAATTATCCGGCGGAGTAGCCGTGGTAAAAGCCGGAGCTGCGACCGAGACCGAGCTTAAAGAAAAGAAACACCGCATTGAAGATGCATTATCCGCGACCAGAGCGGCTGTAGAAGAAGGCATTGTTTCAGGCGGAGGAGTAACATTAATCCGCGCCATAAAAGCTATCGAAAAAATGGAAAAGGATGTAACCAATCCTGATGAAATGGCCGGAGTGCTCATTGTAAAAAAAGCTCTGGAAGCTCCGTTAAATACAATTGCTTCAAACGCAGGTCTGGAAGGAGCTGTTGTTGTTGAAAAAGTCAAAGAGCTTAAAGACAATGAAGGATTTAACGCTTTGACACTTAAATATGAAGATCTGTTTAAAACAGGTATTGTTGATCCTGTTAAGGTAGTTCGTTCTTCTTTGCAGAATGCAGCCAGTATCGCTTCTATGCTTCTTACAACTTCAGTATTAATAGCTGAAGAACCTGAAGAAGAAAAAGCGTCTGCTGGTGCCGGTATGAACCCTGGAATGGGTGGCGGCATGGGCGGAATGATGTAA